Proteins co-encoded in one Arachis hypogaea cultivar Tifrunner chromosome 13, arahy.Tifrunner.gnm2.J5K5, whole genome shotgun sequence genomic window:
- the LOC112737927 gene encoding uncharacterized protein: protein MARRSYKIDLGCIACDELTEIGAGKSGWLVDNPNLLCAIDTHSLALANRSSILLILSWSDSNASRVMVRPELSPIEAEFISAIEWFVLDDVSVVVAGTSCGYLLVFSLRGELIHRQMIYPGRVLKLRVRGTKKDLIQDTSSEEFCVIMPGVVARFDGSDIQNMLHKWFEEEYSQIWVQKPKSQDSEDFENQYVKLPYQLWNIGKYGTCADAALTGIMPPPLLENQSSQRYYCAVAVGEDAVISAYRLSEDKGRSLVGELLSKVVPAAFSTVASFSKLIWRSEQTSPKKSPKKSEEKPQPFARASPLTCFKDHPRKGEKLTLSPSGTLAAITDSLGRILLLDTQALVVVRLWKGYRDASCLFMEMLVNKDTTSSSSNHYEPVKSDYCLCLAIHAPRKGIIEIWQMRTGPRLRTIPCAKGSKMLQPTYRVGASTSSAPYVPLEVFFLNGDSGVISVLSRTLDS from the exons ATGGCAAGGCGATCCTACAAGATCGACTTGGGCTGCATAGCCTGCGACGAGCTCACCGAAATCGGCGCCGGCAAGTCAGGCTGGCTCGTTGACAACCCAAACCTTCTCTGCGCCATCGACACTCATTCCCTCGCCCTCGCCAACCGCTCTTCTATTCTCCTCATCCTCTCCTGGTCCGACTCCAACGCATCTCGCGTCATGGTCCGACCCGAATTGTCTCCTATCGAGGCCGAATTCATCTCTGCAATTGAGTGGTTCGTCTTGGATGACGTCAGCGTCGTTGTCGCCGGCACCTCCTGCGGTTACCTGCTTGTTTTCTCGCTCCGTGGGGAACTCATTCATAGACAG ATGATTTATCCTGGACGAGTTTTAAAGTTAAGAGTTCGGGGAACAAAGAAAGACTTAATTCAAGATACTTCATCAGAAGAATTTTGTGTCATTATGCCAGGCGTAGTTGCCCGCTTTGATGGCTCCGATATTCAG AATATGCTTCATAAATGGTTTGAAGAAGAATATTCTCAAATCTGGGTTCAAAAGCCAAAGAGCCAAGATTCAgaggattttgaaaatcaatatgTAAAATTACCTTACCAGTTATGGAATATTGGCAAGTATGGTACTTGTGCTGACGCGGCACTCACAGGCATAATGCCTCCACCACTATTGGAAAACCAG TCCAGTCAACGTTATTATTGTGCAGTGGCTGTTGGAGAGGATGCTGTGATCTCAGCATACAG ACTCTCTGAGGACAAAGGCAGGTCTTTAGTGGGAGAACTCTTGTCTAAAGTTGTACCCGCAGCATTTTCCACAGTAGCATCTTTTTCGAAGTTGATTTGGCGGAGTGAACAGACGTCTCCCAAGAAATCTCCAAAGAAATCAGAGGAGAAGCCACAGCCCTTTGCTCGAG CTTCACCTTTGACTTGTTTTAAGGATCACCCTAGGAAGGGTGAGAAGCTTACCTTATCCCCAAGTGGTACATTGGCTGCTATAACAGATTCACTTGGTCGCATATTGCTGCTTGATACTCAAGCGCTTGTGGTTGTGCGCTTGTGGAAG GGATATAGGGACGCCAGCTGTCTATTCATGGAGATGTTGGTTAACAAAGACACCACATCGTCAAGCTCTAATCACTATGAACCTGTGAAGAGTGATTACTGTTTGTGTTTGGCTATTCATGCACCTAGAaaaggaatcattgag ATCTGGCAAATGAGAACTGGACCTCGCCTTAGAACAATTCCTTGTGCGAAAGGTAGCAAAATGTTGCAACCGACCTACAGGGTTGGTGCTTCAACGTCTTCCGCTCCATATGTGCCACTTGAAGTTTTCTTCTTAAATGGGGACTCGGGTGTGATTTCAGTCTTAAGTCGAACCTTGGATTCTTGA